GCGCACGCGGGCGCGCCTGCTGCTCGCCGAGAACAAGCCGGCCGAGGCGCGCGACCTGTACCTGCAGCTCACCACGCGGCAGGTCGGCATCGACAGCGGCTACTACCGGCTCTGGGCCTGGGACGGCGTGGCGCGCAGCGAGCTCGCGCTCGGGCAGAAGCAGGCGGCGGCCGATGCGGTGGGCCGCGCGCTCGGCAGCGTCGATGCGGTGCGCGCGAAGTTCCGCAGCGAGGAATTCAAGATGGGCCTGTTCTCGGACCTCCAATCGGTGTTCGAGCGCGGAGTAGGGCTCTACAGCGAGGTCGGCGATGCGCGCCAGGCCTTCGAGCTCAGCGAGCGCAGCCGCTCGCGCGCGCTGCTCGACGCGGTGCGCGGCCGGGCGCGGCTGAGCAGCGTGGCCGCCGCGACCGTCGACCTGGCGACGCTGCAGCGCACGCTGGCCCCCGATGAGCGCGTGCTGCAGTTCCATGCCCTGCCCGACCGCCTGCAGGCCTGGGTCGTGAGCCCGGCAGGCATCGAGGCCAGGAGCTTCGCGATCAAGCGCGACGACCTCAACGAGCTGGTCGAGACATTCCGCAATTCGGTGGTGCGCGGGCGGCGCGCCGCCATCGCCAATGCCGACAAGCTGGGCGCTGCGCTGATCGCTCCGTTGGGCCTGAAGGCCGGCGAGCGCCTGGTGATCGTGCCGCACGGCCCGCTGCACTACCTGCCCTTCCAGGCGCTGCGCGTCGACGGCCGCTACCTGATCGAGACCCATCCTGTCTCCGTCGCGCCCTCGATGAGCATCGCGGTGCAGCTGGCGCAGCGCTCGCCGCGCGCCGATGCGGTGCTCACCGCCTTCGGCAATCCGCGCATCGAGGACAAGTACGACCTGCCCGGCGCCGAGGTCGAGGTCAAGCAACTGGCCCAGCTGTTCCCGCGCAACAGTGTCTACATGGGCGCCGCGGCGACCAAGTCGCAGTTCCGCGACGTCGCCGCGCGCGCGCCGCTGATGCACGTGGCCGCCCACGCCGAGGCCGACCAGGTCGACCCGCTCTATTCGCGCATCCTGCTGGCCAACGAGGGCGGCAAACAGAGCTTCCTGGAAGCGCACGAGATTCTCGGCCTGCCCATGCAGGGCAGCGCCCTGGTCACGCTCTCGGCCTGCGAGTCGGGCCTGGGCCGCATCGCGCAGGGCGACGAGGTGCTGGGCTTCACCCGCTCCTTTCTCTCCGCTGGCACCGGGAGCCTGATCTCCTCGCTGTGGCCCGTCTCGGACGATGCCACCGCCGTGCTCATGGGCACCCTCTACGCCGAGCTGGCCAAGGGTCGCGACATCCAGCAGGCCATGCAGGCCGGCCAGCTCGCCGTGCTGAAAGAACCCCGCATGTCGCATCCCTTCTTCTGGGCCCCGTTCAACCTGATCGGCAACTGGCGTCTCAAGGTGGGGAGCCCGGCATGAAGGGGGCACGCGCGCTGTCGAAGCCCTCGCAGATCCGCCGTCCCGCCGCGCTCGCCGCCGCCTCGCTCGTGGTGATGGCGATGGCGCTGGCCGCCTCGCGCGTCCACGCGGGCGGCGATGAAGCCGTCACGCTCGCGCCCACCCAGGACCCGTGCGGCAGCTGCGACCGCCCCGTGGCCCAGGCTCCCGCCGCGCCGCAGAGCCTGCCGGCGCCGCCCGCGCCCGTGGCGAGCTTCCGGCTCAACGATCTCCGGCTCAACGGCGCGCAGACGCTCGGCAGCGAGGAGCTGCAGGCCATCACCCGCCCCTACATCGGCCGCGACGTCACCCTGGCCGACCTGGAGGCACTGGCGCAGGCCATCACCGCCAGATACCGCGAGCGCGGCTACTTCCTGGCGCAGGCCGTCGTGCCGGTGCAGACAGTGCAGGGCGGCATCGTCGAGATCAGCGTGATCGAGGGCCGGCTCGGCAAGGTCGACGTGGCCGTGGCACCGGATGCGCCGATCGGCGAGCAGCGCGTGCGCGCTTTCCTCGCGCCGCTGCAGTCGGGCGAGGCCCTCAGCGGCGATCGCTACGAGCGCGCGATGCTGCTGCTGTCGGACCAGCCCGGCGTGCGCGTGTCCTCCGCCCTGCAGGAAGGCACCCAGCCGGGCACCACCGATCTCACGGTCGAGGTCACGGCCGGGCCGCGCTGGGCCTTCACCGCGGAAGCCGACAACCACGGGACCAAGGAGTCGGGCCGCTATCGCGTGGGGGGCACGGCGCGCTGGCTCAGTCCGGCCGGCATCGGCGACAACCTCGACCTGCGCGCCATGGTGTCGGACGACGGGCTGTGGTTCGGCCGCGCCGCCTACGAGGCGCCCATCGGCGCGAGCGGGCTGCGCGCCGGCATCGGCCTGGCGCGGGTGCGCTACGAACTGGGCGGCCAGTTCGCCGACCTGGACGCGCGGGGCCGCGCCGACGTGTTCGACCTTTCGCTCAGTTATCCGCTGATCCGCCAGCGCCGGCAGAACCTGTTCCTGCGGCTCTCGGCCGACGCCAAGAAGCTCGAGGACGAGCTGGGCGCCGTGAGCCTCACCTCCGACAAGCGGATTCACGGCCTCGGCCTGGGCTGGGCCTGGGAGCGGCGCGACGAGGTGCTGGGCGGCGGCTACTGGGCAAGCTCCGGCGCGCTCTACCACGGCAAGCTCGACATCCGCGACCCGCAAACGCTGGCCTTCGACCAGGGCCTCGGCGGCCACCGTACCGACGGCAGCTTCACCAAGCTGAGCTTCCTGGTCTCGCGGCTGCAGTCGGTCATGCCACGGCACTCGCTGTTTCTTTCGCTGGGCGGCCAGTGGGCCAGCAAGAACCTCGATGCGTCCGAGAAGCTGGCGCTCGGCGGCGCCCGCGCCGTGCGCGCCTATCCCTCGGGCGAGGTGCTGGCCGACCAGGGCTTGATCGGCACCGTCGAATGGCGCTGGTCCTACAACGAGGAACTCACGCCCTTCGTGTTCTACGACGCCGCCCGCGGCAAGCTGGCGCACGACCCCACGCCCTTCGACGGCGTCAACCGGCTGAGCCTGCGCGGCTACGGCATCGGCCTGTCGTGGTCGCGGCCCGGCAACTTCGCCATCAACGCGACGCTCGCCTGGCGCGACGGCACCCAGCCGACGCAGACCGACGGGGGCGGGCGCAACCCTCGCCTTTACGTGCAAGCACAGAAGGCCTTCTGAACATGAACTCCCAATCGAAGCCAAGGCGATCCGGACGCACCCAGCCTGCGTGTTTCCCCTTGCGCCCGGTGGCGCTGGCCCTGGCGTGCATGAGCGCCCTGGCGCCGGCGGCGGCGCAGCAGTTGCCGACCTGGAACAACTTCATCGTGCGCGGCGGCAACGTGGCGGTGGGGAGCGGGCCCGGCAACCTGCCGATCACGGCCGCCGGGGTGCCTTCGCCCGCGGGCACGATCCTGCCGATCACGCAGGCCACGCCGCGCGCCATCATCGACTGGCAGGGCTTCTCGATCGGGCCCGGGAACGCGGTCAACATCACGCAGCAGGCAGGCCCGCGCAGCGTGCTGCTCAACCGCGTGACCGGCAACGAGCTCTCGACCATCGCCGGCTCGATGACGGCCAACGGCCGCGTCTTCCTCGTCAACCCCAACGGCGTGCTGTTCGCGAACGGTTCGACGGTGAACGTCGGCGGCATGGTCGCCTCCACGCTCCGGATGGGGACCAGCGACGCGGACTTCATGGGCGGCAGCGAGCGGCTGGTGTTCCAGCAGGTGGGCGGTGCGCTCGGCACGGCCGAGAATCGCGGCAGCATCACCGCGAACGGCGGCGGCACTGTGGCGCTGATCGGCGCAAGGGCCTTCAACAGCGGCAGCATGGTGGCGCAGGGCGGTACGGCCGCACTGGTGTCTGCCGACACGGTGACGGTCGACTTCGCTGGCGACGGGCTCACCACCTTCAAGGTCTCGCCGGGCCTCTACGGCAATGCGATCAACGGCGGCCTGGTGCAGGCCGACGGTGGGCGGGTGGTGCTGATGACCACCGGCGGCAGCGAGGTGGGGCAGGGCGTGGTCAACAACCGCGGCGTGCTGCGCGCCGACACGCTCTCATCGCGCAACGGAGAGATCGTGCTCGACAGCGGCAGCACGGCGGCCGGCGTCACCCTCAACGGCGGCCTGCTCTCGGCGGCCGGCAACGAGGCCGGGTTTCAGGGCGGCACGATCGACGTCACGGGGCGCACCATCCTGCTGCAGCCCTTCGTGGCTCTGCCGTCGACCGTCGTGGTTCCGGGGCCGAACGACAGCGGCATCGTCGATGCGAGCGGCGCTGCCGGCGGCGGGCGCATCCAGCTGCACGCCACGGCGGTGGGCGCCAGTGCGCAAACGGGCGCCATCGCCGTCGCGGCCGGCACCCGCATCGGTGCCGACGCCACGGCCGCCGGCAACGGCGGCGAGATCCGCGTGCTGGGCGAGCGCACGCTGCGCGCCTACGGCACGATCACCGCCAAGGGCGGACCTGCCGGCGGCAACGGCGGCGTCATCGAGACCTCGGGCGGCTATGCGGTGCCCGCGGGCGACAGCAATGGCGGCATCGACCTCGCGGGCCTGCGCACCGATGCCTCGGCACCGAACGGAACGGCGGGCCAGTGGCTGGTCGATCCGTTCGACGTCACGATCGTCAACGGCAACGCCGCCGGCACACTGACCGGCACGCCCTTCGTGCCGATCGCCGATTCGACCATCCAGGACGGCGACATCAATGCGGCGCTCAACAGCGGCACCAGCGTGCGCATCACGACCGGCAATCCTGCGGCGGGGGCGCCGGACGTCGGCGACATCTTCATGGACGACGTGCAGATCGAGTACAGCGCCAGCAAGGGCCCGCTCACGCTGCAGCTGGATGCGCACCGCAGCGTGCGCGGCAACACCGCCTCGGTGATCGCCTCGGTCGGCGATCCGCTGAACGTGATCTTCAACGCCGACGCCAACGGGGCGGGCGCTACGGTGGGCGGCGGCCAGGTGAGCTACAGCGGCGCGATCTACACCAACGGCGGCAGCGTCGCGATGAACGGCACCTGGGCGAACGCCAGCAACGGCATGTGCAGCATCTGCCTCACGACGGCGCTCATCGACACGCGCACCGGCAATCAGCAATCGACGCTCGGCGTACCCGGCGCGTACACCGGGGGCAGCGACGCGGGCCTGGGCGGCGCAGTGCAATTGCGCGGCATCAGCACCTTCGGCGATCCGGCCGCGGACAGCGTCGGCGCAGTCTTTGTCCAGAACAGCGTCATCAGCACGGCCACCGGTGACATCTCGATCTTCGGCAGCCACAGCGCTGGCAACGGCGTGCAGCTCGAGAACTTCGTGAGCCCCGGCACGCTCAGCACCACCAGCGGCAACATCTCGGTGACCGGCATCGGCACCTTCGCCGCGCAGACGCCGGGGCATGGCGTGCTGATCGACAGTGAGACACTGCGCACCGCCGACGGCAACATCACGATCGCCGGCCGGCGCCTGGCCGGCGGCCCGGTGGCCGGCGCGGGCGTGCTGCTGGCCAACGGCGCGCTGCTGCAGACCACCGGCAGCGGCGACATCCGCGTGACCGGGCAGTCCGATGGCAACGGCGCCGGCGTCAACATCGCGCCCTCGCCCGCGCCGACGGCCGGGCCGCCCGGCCAGATCGACGGCAACCGCAACGTGGTGCTGCGCGCAGTCAACGACGGCAGCACCGATGCGCTGGCGATCGGCGGCCCGGTGCGTGCCGGCAACGCGCTCGACCTGCGGCCCGGCGGCGTCGACCTCGCAGGCAATGCGCTGGACCGCACCGACGTGCCGATCACGATCGGCAGCACCGCAGGCACCGGCTTCGCGGTCTCCGCCGCGGAGCTCGGGCAGATCACCACGCCGACCCTCGTGGCCGGCAGCACTGCGCACGCAGCCGACATCACGGTGGTGGGGCCGTTGGCGCTGGCCTCGGCGCTCACGCTGCACAACGGCGGCGGCGGCAACATCCGGCTCGCCGCGCCCGTGTCCACGCCGCAGCTGGGCCTGCTGAGTGCGGGCGACATCACGCAGGCCGCAGGTTCGACCGTCACCGCCGGCGCGCTGCTGGCGCGCTCCAGCGGCGGCAGCGTGCTGCTCAACGAGCCGGGCAACAACGTCGCGGCCGTGGGCGGCGGCGCGGCCGGCCGCTTCGAATACACCGACGCCGACGCGCTCGCGCTGAGCACGCCTTCGGTCACCAGCTTCGATGCCGCGACCCAACTGCCGCAGACGGTGTCCGGCACGACCGTGAGCGCCGACCGGGTGCTGGTGCGCACGCTGAGCGGCGACCTCTCGCTCGGCACCCACGTCACGAGCACCACCAGCACCGACCTGGTGGCGGCGGCGCGCTTCCAGAACCTGGGCGCCTACACGATCGCCGGCGCGCCCTGGCGCGTGTGGGCCGATACGTGGGTCGGCGAGACGCGCGGCGGGCTGTTCGGATCGGGCCTGCTGCCCAACCTCTACCACTGCGCGTACCTGGGCCTGTGCACGGTGACGGTATCGGCCGCCGACAACCATTTCATCTACGCGCAGCAACCTGGCGCGACGGTGCTGGTCCACAATGCCGCGCGAGCCGGCGGCCGGCTCAACCCGCCGTTCACCTACAGCATCACGGGCCTGATCCTCGGCGACACCGGCGCGGGCTTCGCGGGCACCCTCAGCAGCCCGGCAACTCCCTTCAGCCTGCCGGGCAGCTACCCGATCAACGGCAGCTTCACGTCGGCCGAAGGCTACGCGGTCAACGTGGTGCCGGGCGTGCTGACCGTGGGGGCGCTGCCGGAACTCATCAAGCCGGACCTGGTGCGCGACACGCCGAGCACCTGGCTCTACGACCGCAACATCGGGCCGGCGCCGATCTGCCTGGCCACCGGGCCACTGGATGGCGACCGCGCCGCGCAGGAGGGCGACGTGCTCGCGCGCGAATGGTCGCGCGTGCGCTCGCGGCCCAACCTCACGAATTGCGTCGACACGGAGCGGCGCAATGGGTGCGCGGACTTCTAGCCTTCGTGGAATGGCCGAACCACCGCTATGAGCGGCGAAGCGGCACGGAGTGACGTCATCCAGGAGGAACGCCGAGCCAGACGGGTTCCCTTCCCTTCCTCGCCGATCCGCTCTCTTCCGCGCGGCCCGCATCGGTCAGCCAGGACCGCGGCCTTATACCTTGCTGCGGCCCGGGTGTGCGGACTTCTAGCCGACGTCCGGTGCCACTTCGGTTCGACTGCGAGGAAACGTCGACGAGATGTCGCGCCACGCTTGCGCGCCCATCGCGGTCTCGACGCGCTCGCCGATATTCAGGACGTTCAGGACACGGTACTCGAACATGCGCACCATTGCGCCTACGACATGGTCGGCAGGACGATCCGGATAGAACCTGCACGGCGAAGAATCGCCCGCAAGGCTGATGAGCGCACGCGCCGCTGCTGCGTGCAGCGCCACCCTTCTGTCCGGATCATCGAGCTGTCCCATCCAGATGAGCGTGTCGCGCCCCAGTTGCTCGTCGCTGAATACGGCGCGCAGGACGCTGTGCACGTCGCCATCCGATAGCAAAGGCGTGCCATTCACTTGAATCGCTTGAAGTTGCAGCAGGGCATTCAGGGCGTCCTGAGCCCAGGGGTACTTCAATTTGTGCAACAGTTCATCCGCCCCGCCGCGCAGGCTGTCCGCGGCTGCAGCATCGATCGCTTTCACTCCCATCAGGAACATGGGATCTTTCAAGAACGAGAGCGCGGGTTTCAAGGACGTGGGCTGCGCACGAAGCATGACCCACATGAGCCTCCACCCGCGAGCCCACGGACGGACGTGCCGGATCTGGCTATCGGAGAGGTCGACGTGCCAGACCAGCATCTTCTTCAAGTCGGTCAGCGGCGCCCCGTCCAAGACTTGCTCGATGCGACCTGTTCCACCAACCTCGTGCCGTACCGTGGTCTGGATCGCTGGCAAAGCCGGACCCAGATCGACGCGAGGCGCGAGTGCGTTGAACAGCAAAGTCACCTGGGCGTTGTTCCATTTGCCGTTCCGGAGGCCGTCCACCGTGGCTTGCGCGACCAGCTGTTGACCCTCATTCATCTTCAGGATGACATCGAGCTCCGGGGAGCGCTCG
Above is a window of Variovorax sp. RA8 DNA encoding:
- a CDS encoding CHAT domain-containing protein → MQSLSEFGRAHARRWIGAGTLGLAALVGGHGALAQAPDAEAVASKQEQARLADTDTLLALTSDGAVLYAQDSPKLSGYQYCSQAVALAEAGEFRQSVRAASKALHLANTTRDPNLLAMANRDLAIVYSYSGQLEKAEEFAREALKHPARDPRLVVGPANKVIGDVRTRRGDYAGAVASYETALANSSQRYAPLVQSSLVNALIESGDAPRARQLLGTLPPPREAPLAAQLERTRARLLLAENKPAEARDLYLQLTTRQVGIDSGYYRLWAWDGVARSELALGQKQAAADAVGRALGSVDAVRAKFRSEEFKMGLFSDLQSVFERGVGLYSEVGDARQAFELSERSRSRALLDAVRGRARLSSVAAATVDLATLQRTLAPDERVLQFHALPDRLQAWVVSPAGIEARSFAIKRDDLNELVETFRNSVVRGRRAAIANADKLGAALIAPLGLKAGERLVIVPHGPLHYLPFQALRVDGRYLIETHPVSVAPSMSIAVQLAQRSPRADAVLTAFGNPRIEDKYDLPGAEVEVKQLAQLFPRNSVYMGAAATKSQFRDVAARAPLMHVAAHAEADQVDPLYSRILLANEGGKQSFLEAHEILGLPMQGSALVTLSACESGLGRIAQGDEVLGFTRSFLSAGTGSLISSLWPVSDDATAVLMGTLYAELAKGRDIQQAMQAGQLAVLKEPRMSHPFFWAPFNLIGNWRLKVGSPA
- a CDS encoding beta strand repeat-containing protein, encoding MNSQSKPRRSGRTQPACFPLRPVALALACMSALAPAAAQQLPTWNNFIVRGGNVAVGSGPGNLPITAAGVPSPAGTILPITQATPRAIIDWQGFSIGPGNAVNITQQAGPRSVLLNRVTGNELSTIAGSMTANGRVFLVNPNGVLFANGSTVNVGGMVASTLRMGTSDADFMGGSERLVFQQVGGALGTAENRGSITANGGGTVALIGARAFNSGSMVAQGGTAALVSADTVTVDFAGDGLTTFKVSPGLYGNAINGGLVQADGGRVVLMTTGGSEVGQGVVNNRGVLRADTLSSRNGEIVLDSGSTAAGVTLNGGLLSAAGNEAGFQGGTIDVTGRTILLQPFVALPSTVVVPGPNDSGIVDASGAAGGGRIQLHATAVGASAQTGAIAVAAGTRIGADATAAGNGGEIRVLGERTLRAYGTITAKGGPAGGNGGVIETSGGYAVPAGDSNGGIDLAGLRTDASAPNGTAGQWLVDPFDVTIVNGNAAGTLTGTPFVPIADSTIQDGDINAALNSGTSVRITTGNPAAGAPDVGDIFMDDVQIEYSASKGPLTLQLDAHRSVRGNTASVIASVGDPLNVIFNADANGAGATVGGGQVSYSGAIYTNGGSVAMNGTWANASNGMCSICLTTALIDTRTGNQQSTLGVPGAYTGGSDAGLGGAVQLRGISTFGDPAADSVGAVFVQNSVISTATGDISIFGSHSAGNGVQLENFVSPGTLSTTSGNISVTGIGTFAAQTPGHGVLIDSETLRTADGNITIAGRRLAGGPVAGAGVLLANGALLQTTGSGDIRVTGQSDGNGAGVNIAPSPAPTAGPPGQIDGNRNVVLRAVNDGSTDALAIGGPVRAGNALDLRPGGVDLAGNALDRTDVPITIGSTAGTGFAVSAAELGQITTPTLVAGSTAHAADITVVGPLALASALTLHNGGGGNIRLAAPVSTPQLGLLSAGDITQAAGSTVTAGALLARSSGGSVLLNEPGNNVAAVGGGAAGRFEYTDADALALSTPSVTSFDAATQLPQTVSGTTVSADRVLVRTLSGDLSLGTHVTSTTSTDLVAAARFQNLGAYTIAGAPWRVWADTWVGETRGGLFGSGLLPNLYHCAYLGLCTVTVSAADNHFIYAQQPGATVLVHNAARAGGRLNPPFTYSITGLILGDTGAGFAGTLSSPATPFSLPGSYPINGSFTSAEGYAVNVVPGVLTVGALPELIKPDLVRDTPSTWLYDRNIGPAPICLATGPLDGDRAAQEGDVLAREWSRVRSRPNLTNCVDTERRNGCADF
- a CDS encoding ShlB/FhaC/HecB family hemolysin secretion/activation protein, with protein sequence MKGARALSKPSQIRRPAALAAASLVVMAMALAASRVHAGGDEAVTLAPTQDPCGSCDRPVAQAPAAPQSLPAPPAPVASFRLNDLRLNGAQTLGSEELQAITRPYIGRDVTLADLEALAQAITARYRERGYFLAQAVVPVQTVQGGIVEISVIEGRLGKVDVAVAPDAPIGEQRVRAFLAPLQSGEALSGDRYERAMLLLSDQPGVRVSSALQEGTQPGTTDLTVEVTAGPRWAFTAEADNHGTKESGRYRVGGTARWLSPAGIGDNLDLRAMVSDDGLWFGRAAYEAPIGASGLRAGIGLARVRYELGGQFADLDARGRADVFDLSLSYPLIRQRRQNLFLRLSADAKKLEDELGAVSLTSDKRIHGLGLGWAWERRDEVLGGGYWASSGALYHGKLDIRDPQTLAFDQGLGGHRTDGSFTKLSFLVSRLQSVMPRHSLFLSLGGQWASKNLDASEKLALGGARAVRAYPSGEVLADQGLIGTVEWRWSYNEELTPFVFYDAARGKLAHDPTPFDGVNRLSLRGYGIGLSWSRPGNFAINATLAWRDGTQPTQTDGGGRNPRLYVQAQKAF